A window from Pangasianodon hypophthalmus isolate fPanHyp1 chromosome 4, fPanHyp1.pri, whole genome shotgun sequence encodes these proteins:
- the LOC117597029 gene encoding uncharacterized protein LOC117597029 produces MEEHERDGVGVPAKKEKTLCMYFNKWEEAYLYLTKEFAVLTRIYDESNLEVTTKFLEMPICNVGNAENLYEKLSEALSKRGIPWENVIAFNSDNARVMKGRHNSVISRLRGSQPNVQDLGCICHLVQLATGCGIKATKPPVENILVGMYTHFDKSAKRCEFYKEFVEFTDSDNLKLLRYCSTRWLSLLTCIQRVLNQWAALQAYFDSHEEVERNAKVRDLASHLRDPVMKTYFMLNLILPFSQREYRFTGLKRKCAG; encoded by the exons ATGGAGGAACATGAGAGAGATGGCGTTGGAGTACCTgcaaaaaaggagaaaacttTGTGCATGTATTTTAACAAATGGGAGGAGGCTTACCTGTACTTAACCAAAGAATTTGCCGTCCTTACAAGAATTTATGATGAGTCCAATCTGGAGGTGACAACGAAGTTCCTTGAAATGCCCATATGCAATGTGGGTAATGCAGAAAACCTATATGAAAAGCTGTCCGAAGCATTGAG CAAAAGAGGCATTCCATGGGAGAATGTCATTGCCTTCAACTCCGACAATGCACGTGTAATGAAAGGCAGACACAATTCAGTGATTAGCAGACTAAGAGGAAGCCAGCCTAATGTCCAGGACCTTGGCTGCATTTGCCACCTTGTCCAGCTTGCCACTGGTTGTGGCATCAAGGCAACCAAACCTCCAGTAGAAAACATATTGGTTGGGATGTACACCCACTTTGACAAAAg TGCAAAGAGATGTGAGTTCTACAAGGAGTTTGTAGAGTTCACAGACTCTGACAACCTTAAGCTCCTGAGGTACTGCAGTACCAGATGGCTCAGTCTGCTTACATGCATACAGAGAGTACTGAACCAGTGGGCTGCTCTACAG GCATACTTTGACAGTCATGAGGAGGTGGAGAGGAATGCCAAAGTTCGTGATCTGGCAAGCCATCTCCGTGATCCAGTTATGAAGACATACTTTATGTTAAATTTAATATTGCCTTTCAG TCAGAGGGAGTACAGATTCACAGGCTTGAAGAGGAAATGTGCAGGCTGA